The stretch of DNA TAAAAGCAGAGGCTTCAGCCCCAAATAATTGAACGCATGTTTGGGGTTTTTTCGTTTCTGGAGTGTCAATCAGAATGAAACGAACAGTTTCAGATTTTCCTTTATAATTTAATTTAATCGTATCACCATCAATTACTTCAGTAACTTTCGATTTCACAGCAGTTGCAGGTGGTTTTGCTGCTGCATGAACGATTGATGGTTCATTAAGTGGAGAAAGTGGGGATACAGAGCCGAAAAATAAGGATACAGATAATACTGTTGCTAAAATTGGTTTTAAAAGTTTTGATTTAAACATATAAATTCTCCTCTTAATATGGATTTTGCAGTTAAAAAAATGAGTACTAAATCTTTTTCTTATTTTATTTTCCCGAAATTAATAGATGTCTAATATCCTCCTATGTATGTTATTTGACATAAAAAATAGTCTAATATTTGGATAATATTAAAACAATCGGCCTAATTATTACATAATAACATAAATATCCATTAATCCTTTCAAATCTTGGTAAAAAAAGCACCTATGAGTTAACAAAAGAAAAGAAGTCCATTGAAAGGACTTCTTTTTCTATTGAAATATGTATTTATAATGCCATTTGAAATCATAAGTGACACTCCTTTATTATTTCACTGGTACCAAACATAAAAAAAGAGCATCGATTTTGAATGCTCTCTTCGTCATCCTATTCTATTCGTAATAAATCTTTTCCATTAGTAAGCCATGCCTTTACCTTTTGGTGTTCGGACCGTAGCTGGTCATAATCTTGTTTCAGTTTTTCATATGCTTTTACCAACTCATCATAAGATATCATCGCTTGTTGTAGATGACTGTGAACTTCATTGGGTTTGGATCGGTTCACTCTTTGTATATTGTACTGTTTTCGCAATGTTTTATTCCAACGGAACCCACATGCCTGCTTAGTACGGCCAAGGATTGTTGCGGTTTCTTGATAAGCTTGTAGTTGCGTTTTTCCTTCACGTATAAAAGTTAAAACCGTGTCAGCAAGAACCTTATCATCTTCTACCGTCCAACTATCTTTTCTTGTCTTCTCGTCCAAGCTATCACCCCCGTTTTTACTTACTATATGCAAAAGTAGACCGAACTTTAACATATTAATTGAGGAGTTAAGCCAAATAGCAGGGACAATATGCTAAGAGAGAAAACCTACATCTGTTTTTGTTTCCCAAAAATCCTTTTGACCGTTCAAAATAATAAGCATTTCTAGCGCAGACATTTGAGGAAGATTTTCCAGGAAAGATTGTGCTTCATCAAAATTTGAGAAGGCAAACGCCTGTAGTTCCTCTTTAAACGCCCATCCTTGATCTACAGTTTCTAACATAAATATTCTTACTATCGGACATTTTGAAGTTGGGTGCAAGTTTTCCCCTGCAATTGCGAGTCCAATATCATTTGTCGGGGTGAATATAGTCGCAATGACCTCCATCTCATCCTCGAAATTCTCCGGCATAAATATGTTTACAGCCTCATTATTCATCGTTTAAATTCCTCCCTTATCTGATTATCTTTCACCTATGTAATTGTGTTCAACGTACTGAAATGCTGTGTGCGCAGGGGTTTTACTCGGTTTTTTTCTTGTGTGACGCGTTTTATGTAAGTAGTGTGCTTTCATACGCTTATGTAATTCATCTTGCGGTTTGCTTTTGAGCAGATTAGAAACGAATGTGTGATCAATCGTGTCAGGACCAAATTCATTATTCATGTTTGCAACAACTTTGGCGATGCTTCCTGAATAGGCATAAGCCTTTAATATCTTTTGTACTAATGTCGTTGCTTGATAGTTTTCTACGAAAGACACAAAATCTTCAAGTACCTGGATTTCTTTTTTTGCTGCATCAACTGTTTTTATACTCTTCATTTGTCCTCCTCTACATAAGTTTTATCGCACTTTTACAGTATTCTCCATTTATTAGAGGATTCCCTCTAAAACTAGACCATATAGAATCAAATACCTTCGAGGGCGGTAGCACGAAAGCTCCTAACAAAGCAGCAAACGCTTTGAAAGAAGCTCTAACGTGTCGCTTTCCTCTAAAAAGCACGATAACCACGAACTTTACAGCATCGCCTACATTTCGTAGGTTCCTGTTCTTTTCTTTACGAGGAAGCGAGCCGAAGGGAGTAATTTCAAAAAAAAATGAAGAAATGGAGGTCAGCCCAGTGGCTGCCTTTTGTTGTTGTATTTTTTGCTTTTGTCCTCCGGATCGTACAGATTCCCAACCTGTCTAAGCCCGAAAGAAAGGCAGATTCCTAGGCGTTCGCCCTCCATCTATTTCGGACAAAGACAGGAGCCGACTAACCACCAAAATAACAGTCAAGGGGCGAAAAACTTTTTCACATCACGCTTGCGCAGAAAAACTTTTTACGCTGGTACCCTTGACTGGTCGGCTATTGGATCTGTTCGTCCTTCGTGTCAAAAAATGCAAAAAATAATCCCGTTTGGGACATTTACCGCCCGGAGAACAACACAAAAAAAGGAGCGACACAAATTCTATGACATTACAATTCTCAAAAATCGCTACAAAAACATTAAAATTCAAGAAGAGGTTCGGAATGTGAATATTACGAACATCTTTTTATCCTCAAACAGAAAAATTATCAAGAATTTTTTGAAAATTTACGGATAGGAAAGAAGTTATACAAATAGTTTAATATTTACAATTATCACAATTATTTATATCATTAAAATAATGATTCTAATTAACTAAATATTGAAAGGTGGTGGAACATTGAGTGTTGGGTTAATCATAAAACAAGAGAGATTAAAACAGAATATGAAACAGATAGTTCTCTGCAAAGGAATATGTTCAGTATCATATCTAAGTAAAATAGAGAGTAATTCCTTTCAACCAAGTGACGAAGTACTAGGGTTGCTCCTAAAACAATTAAAGCTGAATCCAAGTGAGATAACAATCGAGGATGAAACAGAAGTTATTACTCATTTATATGAAGTATATAAAACCGCTATTACTAAGAGGGATATAGAAGCTATTAATTGCTTCCTAGTTCAAGCTACTAACAACCCTGTACATTTTTCTAAAGCTTCTAATTATACCTCTTATTTATTACATATCTTCCGTTTGTATTTAATTCTGAACGATGATATGAATGAAATTAGACATTTGGCCACAACCATCCAGTCACTGGATAAATCTCTCAGTGATAAAGAACAGTTTCTTTTAAATTATAACTTGGGGCTATTTCACTATGAGGATAGGGAATATATTGCATCATTAAACCATATGGAAAGAGCCTTAGAATACTTAGAAAGTCGTACCATTAAGGACTGGGAAGTAGCGGATTTTTACAATGCCTTAAGTCTCACATATTATCAGAATCAAGAATTATTAAAAGCATCCTATTATGCTTCATTATCACTACCCATATTTAAGGACCAACTGTTATTTGATCGTGCAGTTGACAATTATATTGTATTAGGAAATATTAGTAAGGGCTTGAAGGATTATGCGAAGGCAGAAAATAATCTATTGATGGCTCAACGTTTAATAGTCGAGTTAAATTTAACGACTAAAGAAGCCATGATATTGCATAATATCGGTTCATTGAATGCTCTAAAGGGAGAAGCAGAAATAGCTATTCACTATTACAGTATGAGCCTAAGTAAGAGGGAAATGGGTTCTGAAAAATACTACCTTACCGTATTATCAATCATCAAAGAATACTCTAAAGAAAAGAATTTTAAGCAAGTTATCCGCTGGTGTGATGACGCTTTATCTTCCCTTGGCAATGTACCTCCTATTAACAAAAGACTGAAGCCGTATTATGTACACTTTACTCTATATAAGGCACTTCATAGTTTCGATGAAAAGTTGGAAAGTATATTAAAGAAAGCAATTAAATTTTTTGAAAAAGAACAGGATTTAAGGCATGTACAAAAATACAACTATTTGTTAGCTGAGTATTATACGAAACACAATAAATATAAAGCAGCGGTTAGTTATTATGAAAAAATAAAAGAGATCAGTTTTTCAAACAAAATGATCAAACATTGGGAGGATTTATAATGAGAAAAAAGATTAGTTTACTGTGCACCGCTTTACTTTTAAGTTTGGGTTTATGTTTACCAGTAAGTGCAGAAGATGATATGCCGGGACCAAAGTCAGTGGATATTGAGCTGATTGTAAAACAATCTATCTCTAATCCTTAAGTTATAATTGAAGCACTCAGAGTTGTCTGAGTGCTTTTGCATTTTTCCTATCAAGTGTAAAAACTCAAAGAAAGACTCAAAACTAGAGGAATAACTTAGAATGTATGGATTATCGTCGGCTAGGACGCGTATGGTACAGCAATTATCAAGTCTTAGAGCTCTTACTTTTCGATATTTTGATTAAATAGAACATCTGTGTAGATAATAACAATAGAAATCCGAAATTAAGTATTAATGCCTCTCCAAAAAACCTAAACCTTTCAAATAAAGAAGTTTGAAAGGTTATTTGGCATGAACAAATAAGTAAGCATGAAATATTTTAAGTTTTCATTAATAAATATTGACAAACTATTGGCTGGTTTAGTCTAATAAACTGATAAATATTTATTGAGGGTTATAAATTATTTGAAACCCTAGAAACTCCGGCAATAAGAAGATCAAACATAAACCCGTAAACGATAATGTTATAAATTTTTTCCTATCGAAGCCGACTCTTAATTCCCAAAGTCCCAGACATACTAAATACAAACCTAACAGTGTACTAATCGATGGTAAAATATTAATATCCATCACGTTTCCCCCTTATTATTAAAAGTCCTAATATTACCTCTTATAGAATGAAACTTAACCTAATTAAAATAACCCCTTCTTTTTTAACTAACCTTCCCCGTTAGTGAAATAAGGAAAGTGGTTTTAGTTGTTTTCCGTTGATAATTGTTCAAGAGTTTCCCACTCAACAATTTTGCCACTTTCTTCTCCATTAACGTTAAAATTGATTTTCACTTTTCGGTCACTCTCTCTCTTTACATCTTTAGTTGAAATTTTAAGTACAATTTTTCCTTCACTATTGATTTCTAAATTATTTATACTTTTTATATCACTTATATCTCTGTCACTATTCCTGTCACCATAAATTCCTGTTTTCTTTAATGGGTCTGCACCAAAAAATTCATACTTTATGCCATCTTCTTCATATGTAATAGGATTATCATCTCTTTTTACCAACTCCATAATAATTCCCCTACCTTTTTCAAAGTAATTTATCCATTAAATATCCAGTAATCGTATGGACTCAATCTTCAACTAACCTGCCCTGTTTGTTGAATAAATTGAAAAACTAACGTTAGTATAGTTAATAGAAGAAAACCTTTTGTTATAAAATACTAAAGGGTCATTATTCCGAATAACTAACACTCCCTTCTTTAAATAAAGCATCCTTTAGTTGAAGATTTATTAAAGCTACCAAGTTAATTCAGGTTCAAATTTAATTTAATCAACAGAAGACAGAAAAGAGTCAACTCTTTTCTGTCTTTTTGTTATTACACCAGTTTCTAAAATCTTGACACCTCTCATCACTTAATCATTTCTCTATTAGTTTAATTTTTTGAACTGGTTTGTTTAAATCGATCATAAGGGCAAGTGTCAGAAGATGATCCTTTTCTACTCCATGTAAACCATGCAATGTAAAGATTTTTTCTATCGCGTATACCTGTATCTTCTTTTGTTTATCGGAATAATAAGCATCATAACCATTGATTCGTATAGGTTCTTCGTCTGGCCCAATTTTTGTTCTTGTCTGCTTATGCTGATTTATATTTTCGGGAAGGTCGACATTCTCAATCATCTCAATTTCATAATCATCTCCACTATATGTTAAGAAAACACTGTAACCATCAGTTGTAGTCCTTCCGGATATTTGAGGTTGTTCTATAAAGGAAGGTGCCACATTTTGAATTTCTAAAGGTAAACTTAGACTCACAAGTAATTCATCATTGATGGCGATGGGGACATCAGCTGAAAGTTCACCATTTAGATCAGCACTAATTGGAATATTCTTTCCTTCCGTGGATTGAAAGGGTTCTTGTTTGGTTAAACCAATTTCTTGAAAAATATAAAAAATTCCTAGACCAAAAAATCCTAATGCAACTGCTATTGTTAAAATTTTTGGCAAGAAAAACATTTTTTGTTTTTGGATTCTATTCCGAACCTTTTTCTGGCTTTCCTCAGAGAACGTCTGTCCTTTATAAACTCCGTTTTCCATAATGGTTCTTAAATCCTCTAATTTATGATTCATTTCGAAAACTCCCTTCTAGTTTTTCTTCGAGCATTTCCCGTCCTCTTTTTAATCTGCTTTTTATTGTATTTTGATTTGTTTTCAACATATGACCGATTTCCACTATTGTAAGGTCCTCGTAATAATACAAAAGAATTACTTCTCGGTATTTGACCGGGAGCGATAAGATACCATCGGCTAGTATTGCATTAATATCCCTGTTTACAAAATGTTCTTCTGGAGAAAGTTCTGGGGATTTTCGAGATGCAAAGAGTTCACTACCGACAATAACTTTTCTTACAAAGTTGGTCCTTAAAACATCTTTACAGCGGTTGATGGTTATTTTGTAAATTAAAGCCTTAATATTTTCAGCTTCCGAGTAATGACTGTAATGTTTATAACAAGTAATGAATACTTCTTGCACAACTTCCTGTGCCATCCCCCAGTCTTTTAAGTAACTGTATCCAACTCGAATCATCTTATCGCCATATGCTGACATTATTTCTTCAACCCATATTTCTTTTGAATCCGAAAGAACTTTATTTTTCATATTGATTAACTCCATTTTGTCACCTCGTTTAAGTATCACTATAACGAGTGAGATTGTTTTTTGGTTGCATAATTAGAAAAATTTTTTAATAAATGGATTGAGCGAAAAAAAACAAAAGTGGAAAATAAAAAGACTGTAGGTGATTTATCTACCACAAACAGTCTTGCTTAAGCAGCACTTTATTATTTAGCCTCATCAACATCATCAATCCCCTTGCGTTGCGCTTCACTGTATTGTTTATTTGATGTAATTTGCATTTTTAGCAACCTTCAGTCCGAATACGGAAATCTTCTGCATCCTATTCGTTTTCGCCATTATAATCGTGTTCGATAAAAATGTCATTGCAGTCATCATCAGAATCCCAGTTATTCGCTTCTTCGGATATCAAAGAGATAATTCACCTTATGAACAACCCTATTACCACAAAAACTCCAACCAAAGGGGCAATAAACTTCATCAGGTGCCATTAAAGAAGAAGGTGATTAACAGTATCCGCATGTATCGCCATGCTAGAAGGTTGTTGCCAATTAGAGAAGCTGGCACAAATGATCCGCTCTTTACCACGAACACTGGTAAGTCCTTTACCCTTCATACTTTTCGCAGCATGTCAGTACTCAGATTAAACAATTAGATTCTAGAAACTACAATGATTTATTGTATTTACGAAGGAACGACATGAGTGTACAAAAAACACATGGGATTTTTATTTTACAAATAAATAGTGGTCCTCTTTCAACTCAAGTTTTAGTAACGCGAAAAAAATTTAGAGATATTGCAGTTATTAATCGTAATCTAAACTATTAATTTTTCAATATTAATATGTTTAATACGTATTTAACTTATAGAATATGGCTATTTGATATGAAAATAGGAAAAATTAAAAAAAGGAGTATGTTAAAGTAAGTATTTTTTTTCTATTTTCCTAAATACCTTTATTAATCTATTGAAACAGGGTTTGTGACATATTAAGAATTATGTAATAATCCAATTGTAAGCTTACAAAATTTTGAATATTTAATCATCTAAATATAATATGAATGGAGAAAAATGAATGAACACAATTAAGAAAATTTTATTTGTTTGTTTAGTTGGCATTTTCGTTTTGGGAGGTTTATCTCCAACAACCTTAGCAGCGGGTAATGAAAACAACGCTGGTTTAAATGGTGCCTTTGATCCTAATAATTTACCGGAAAATGTAACAGCAAGTGAAGTAATGACTTATGATGAAATGATTACTACTATGGCTAAAGATATGGATATTACGAAAGAAGAAGCAATTAAGATAGCGCCCGCTAAAGACAAAAGTGTAAGACAATCCACATTAACTTCAGATTCTTCAAATGCTGTAGCAGCGGCAGCAACTTATAGAACTTTCACTGTTTATTTACAAGAATTTAATAATTCATATGATGGTTATTATCAACCAAGTTTAAGATTCTATTGCGAAACAAGTGAATCTGGTTCGTTTCATGGAATAGTAAAAATTATTAATACTACTTTGAATAGAGATTGGTTTGCGGAGGTCAAAACTTTCACTGGTACTGTATTTGTCTATTTAGAACATGCGGGTAAAATTCATTATATTGTAAATGGAGATTGGTATGACATATCTACTGGTCAATCTTTTTCTGGTGGTGCTTCAATAACTATTGGAAAGAGTATTACCATAAATTTCAGTTCTAGTAAGAGCAACTATTTTGGATATATGGATGAAGCAAGGGATTTTTTCTGGTAAATTCAAACATTCTGAAAAAATGCACATAAATCGGTATACAAACTAAAGGCAGAATCACTTTGAGTTTCTGCCTTTTCATTATTTATTTGCTTTCATTTTTTAAATTGTTCTTATTAATACAAAGGAAGTCTTCAATATGGTAAGGTTCCATTTTAATAAGAGGTTCTGGTAGAATATCTGTATAAATATATGGATAGTCTTGGTCTCCACAAAAGTATTTAGCGTTAACCACAACTACTTCTTTACCTAGAAGCGCATACGCGCCCTCAAGTGCCCCTTGATGTAAATAAACAACTGTCGGATAATTTAGAAACGCGAAACAGATGCCGATCTCTGTTCATCCGTGGCTCCATACCCCATACAGCATCTTCTATTAATTCCTCAAGGAGTTTGGTACGATTTTTGAAATCACTTAATTTCCAATCTTCATTTCTTGCATGATTGCGTTCATATATTTGAACTAATTCCTTTAAACTTTTCAGCAAAGTTCTCCCCCGTTCCATTCTAATTCCGATAGCGTATGTTTACGTTAAATCTATCTATATATAGGAAATGTTCACTGTCTTTTTTAAATCCTTCTTTAGTTCTTTCTGATAGTAAGCTAAGAAATCTCGTATTGGGTATTGAATGAGCTCATCTTTCTGATTAAAGGTAAACCTAGTAGTTGCCCCCCTTATTTAACGGTCTCTTTTATCGTTCCGAACTATTTTGTTTTTGTTTCAATGCGAAAGCTTTTGCTTACGTTCTTTTAATTCCATAAAGTGAATTTCGTTTATGTTAATTTTTTCTGAACTTAAACGTTCAAGCGCTTCCTCAATAATTGCAATCTCGTTGTCGTAGTCTTTGAGTTTTCGATAGGTCATTGCATACGATCTATATAATGCTGGAGCATTGTAGCCGTTGTATCGTGCTATATCAAATAACTCAATAGCGCGTTCAAGGTTACCGGCTTTTCGTTCCTTATTGCCTGTTACCCAATACGGCATACCTCCGTCAAAGCCTTTTTCCCAGTCGTACAGGTTCTCTATATCTTTAAATGGAACTCGATTGTGGATTGGATTAATAAGGAGCTCTTTTGTTGAAATTGTTTCAACTTCGCGAAACTTTTCTTTTAAAAGCTTCCAAACATCAATTAAATGATAAGCTGGTATGTTTCTCCCTAATTTTTCTAATGCTTGCTCTTGGTCTTTTTCATAATTCATCACGTAATCATCACCAATGTATATCCAAGCAGTAACTGATTTTGCATATTTGCTTTTAAGTATTTTGTTGCCGTTTGTTGACAATGTTGCTAGTGTTTCCCCTTGATACTTGTCTAATTTTCCGCAATAAATGATACTAATTTCATCTCGTAAATTTCGAGTCATAAAGACTACCGCTTTTAAATTTTCGTACTTAACTTCATCAAATGTTCTAGATTTTATGCCAAAGTAATGTTCGTCTAACTTAATTTTAACATAAATTTACAATTATCGTACTTAGTAATTTGGAAATGGTCTGTTGAAAAAATGGATATGTAACAAAACTCGTCCTTTTCTGAACACGATACTACTGGTTCTAAAACATATCATTTTGAATCTATTAAATGTAACAAAACTCTGACCAGTATTCTATGTTCAATAACCATTAATAAATAGTCTTATGTTACAATAAATGTAGGATTATTATGGAAATGAGGAATAGAAATGCTAATTGGTTATGCCCGTGTATCAACAGGTTTACAAAACTTGGATTTGCAAACAGATGCACTTAATCAATATGGATGTACAAAGATTTTTCACGATAAGATGAGTGGATCAAAAAAACAACGACCTGGATTAGAAGAAGCGCTTCAAAATACTCGTCAAGGAGATACCATCGTTGTGTGGCGATTAGATCGTCTGGGTCGAAACATGCAAGACTTGATTGACCTCGTCAACACCTTGAATGATCAAAACATTGGGTTTCACAGTCTTCAAGAGAATCTAACTATGGATCGCAGCAATGTTACCGGCCAACTTATGTTTCATCTCTTTGCGGCATTTGCTGAATTTGAACGAAATCTTATTCAAGAACGTTCAGCTGCAGGCCGAGTGGCAGCTAAAGCACGAGGGCGTCTTGGTGGACGGCCAGAAAAATACGGAGTTAAAGATATAGAAATGATGAAGGCTCTTATCGATGGGGGTACACCAATCAAAGATGTGGCTGAAAGATGGGGTGTTTCTCGAACTACCATCTATCGCTATTTAGAACGTAAGTAATAAAAAAAGAGAAAATTATTAAAAAAGTTTTAGCTTATGAGAGTCATTATAATAGAAGAAACTCACGTGACGATAAAGTTGTAGTAGAAATGAAAGCGAAAGGGGTAGTTATTTTGGAATTGAATCATTTACCATTAAATCATTTAGAAAATGATAGATTGGGGTTTATCGAGAAGGCTGAACATATAGCAAAAAACATTAATAATCACCCTTCATATTTACCATATGCTATTAGCATAAGAGGTCCGTGGGGTGCAGGGAAATCTACGATGCTTAATTTTATAGAAAACTATCTAGATACAGAAAAATGTAGTGTAATTCGTTTTAATTCATGGCTAGTAACAGAAAAAGATTCTTTAATTATTAATTTATTTGAAGAGATATACTATCAAATTGACGGTGGTTACACGGCTATAAAAAAAGGATTTAGAGAGTATGCAAAAAAAGTTATTCCACCAGTATCAAAAGCTGTTACATACTTTACATCTGTTTCTCAAGGAATGGATTCAGCGAGTGCAAACATGGTGGCAAATAGTGCGGGCGAGGCGACAAAAGGGATTGCCGAACTAACTTTCGAAAAACCTTTATCAATGAGAAAAAAAGAGTTATATAATGAAATGCTGATGCATTATCAAGGTACCGACAAAAAAATTGTAGTTATGATTGATGAAATTGATAGGTTATTTCCAGATGAACTAATAACCATATTTCAAATGGTTAAATCAGCCTTAGACTTTCCGGGAATAGTATTTTTAGTAGCGATGGATGAATCTGTTATATGTGATGCTCTCGAAAAAAAAGGCATTATAAAACCTAAGGAATATCTTGAAAAAATTTTTCAAAAGAATTATTACATTAATACAAAATATCAACTCCAAACACTAACAGATTCATTAATGGTAAATTTTTTAGGAAATGAAGAGTCAGATGCGAAATTATTAGAATGTATAAAATCCTATTTGTTTTTAAAACAGGAAAACTTCACAAATGAACATCCATCACATGTAGAAATTCAAAAAAATAATTTAAATGAAACATTTTCTCTTAATGCTGTGGACTATGAAAAACTAAAAGAATCTTATTATAAACTGTATTGGTCACTTATTGATGATTGCAATCTATCAAATCCTAGAACATTTTTGAAATTTTCACAGAACCTTTTAGAGGTTTGGCCGGAATTTTATAGAGATTTTATCTATAATAAAGAAATGCAAAAGTATGAGCTACATGCTGCCTTTGTTACACTAATTGCATTTATTATTAAACCTCAAGAATTTTCTTATGACATTTTAAGTAACTCTTCAGAACAAAAGATTGAAGATTCATTATTAAAAGTAGTTAAAGTTCATCTTTCTTTATTACTACCAGACCTTATAAAACACTTAGATGAAAAACGTACTTCATACAGTGTTAATGACAATATAATTAGGGAAGCACTTTATTATTTTAATAAATATCCTGATTTATCGAGAAGTAGGTTAAGTGATTAATCCAATATGAAGCTTTTCATACCGAGTATACGAAAAACAGGACTGTTGCCTTTTATTAGCAGCAGTCCTGTTTATTTAATTAGTTATTTAAAGTGAACATCTTAAGAAAGACTTTTTCTTCTTTATATTTTGTAGGTGGCATTATCATTGCAGAATCTATAATCTCATTTTCTATTTTTTTCTTTTCATCATAATCTAAAAACTTAATTGAAGAAATTTTGCTTCCGTATCCGTTCAAAGATGTCCCAAGATTCATACCTGCGGAATCTGATATTATAAATCTATCATGTAGTGGTGAACTTCCAGAACCAGTTGCAAGCATGTATATATGAGTCTCAGGGGGAACATTGTCGCATATACTTTTCCAATGAGCTTTGTACAAATCTGGCAATTTCTCAAGGTTTGCAGATTTCGTAGAACTATAAATGAAAATTCTAGAATCATTTCCTATTTGTTTTAAAAGGTTAAGCATATTAACATCAAAATATGGATCGTATATCTTTAAATAGGTACCTACATTATTGTTAATCCACTGCTGAATGAGGGAAAAGGCATCTTCTTGTTGATTTAAATCGAACGTTTGAATATTAGTTGCAGATAACACTTTATAAAAATTTGCTTCGTGAAAATTGTCTTTGTTATACATTGTTGTTTCAACGTTTCTAATTAACTCTAATAATTGGTAAATCCTCATAAAAAAATCGTCCAGTGAAGATTCGTTATGATTTTTTGTTCGCGCAATTATATTTTCAACATACCATGAAAGTCCCAAGGCAATGGTCTCAAAGCTTTTACCTGCTGAATGCTTAAGACTTTCGCCAATCACTTCATCATGTTGTATTGTCCCTCTACTAGAACATAGTGTGCGGACCATTTTTTTATAAAAATCATGTAAAACTTCGTTAATTTCGCTTGGGCTATATTCTTTAATCTTTTGAGGATCTGAATGCAAAGTCAAAGTTTTCAATCTATCATTATAATTTGAAAGGTTTTCAATTGATTCTAATTTTGAAGCAATGTTTTGAGCCAAGTTGGGATCAATTGTATGTGCTAGTTCAACTAATCCTCCTAACATTTGGTCCCTTCCATTTTCGTCCGCATAAGACTTTGCTAGACCTATTGCTTGTTCCAATAAATATTTTGCTGCCTTGTTATTAGATATCTTTTGATAAGATTCGACAATCAATTCGTGCCTTTCAATTCTATCTAATGGATTATTTAAGTATTTTAAGTTCATTTCTGCTTCC from Paenisporosarcina sp. FSL H8-0542 encodes:
- a CDS encoding recombinase family protein, giving the protein MLIGYARVSTGLQNLDLQTDALNQYGCTKIFHDKMSGSKKQRPGLEEALQNTRQGDTIVVWRLDRLGRNMQDLIDLVNTLNDQNIGFHSLQENLTMDRSNVTGQLMFHLFAAFAEFERNLIQERSAAGRVAAKARGRLGGRPEKYGVKDIEMMKALIDGGTPIKDVAERWGVSRTTIYRYLERK
- a CDS encoding sigma-70 family RNA polymerase sigma factor — protein: MKNKVLSDSKEIWVEEIMSAYGDKMIRVGYSYLKDWGMAQEVVQEVFITCYKHYSHYSEAENIKALIYKITINRCKDVLRTNFVRKVIVGSELFASRKSPELSPEEHFVNRDINAILADGILSLPVKYREVILLYYYEDLTIVEIGHMLKTNQNTIKSRLKRGREMLEEKLEGSFRNES
- a CDS encoding helix-turn-helix transcriptional regulator, coding for MSVGLIIKQERLKQNMKQIVLCKGICSVSYLSKIESNSFQPSDEVLGLLLKQLKLNPSEITIEDETEVITHLYEVYKTAITKRDIEAINCFLVQATNNPVHFSKASNYTSYLLHIFRLYLILNDDMNEIRHLATTIQSLDKSLSDKEQFLLNYNLGLFHYEDREYIASLNHMERALEYLESRTIKDWEVADFYNALSLTYYQNQELLKASYYASLSLPIFKDQLLFDRAVDNYIVLGNISKGLKDYAKAENNLLMAQRLIVELNLTTKEAMILHNIGSLNALKGEAEIAIHYYSMSLSKREMGSEKYYLTVLSIIKEYSKEKNFKQVIRWCDDALSSLGNVPPINKRLKPYYVHFTLYKALHSFDEKLESILKKAIKFFEKEQDLRHVQKYNYLLAEYYTKHNKYKAAVSYYEKIKEISFSNKMIKHWEDL
- a CDS encoding P-loop NTPase fold protein is translated as MKAKGVVILELNHLPLNHLENDRLGFIEKAEHIAKNINNHPSYLPYAISIRGPWGAGKSTMLNFIENYLDTEKCSVIRFNSWLVTEKDSLIINLFEEIYYQIDGGYTAIKKGFREYAKKVIPPVSKAVTYFTSVSQGMDSASANMVANSAGEATKGIAELTFEKPLSMRKKELYNEMLMHYQGTDKKIVVMIDEIDRLFPDELITIFQMVKSALDFPGIVFLVAMDESVICDALEKKGIIKPKEYLEKIFQKNYYINTKYQLQTLTDSLMVNFLGNEESDAKLLECIKSYLFLKQENFTNEHPSHVEIQKNNLNETFSLNAVDYEKLKESYYKLYWSLIDDCNLSNPRTFLKFSQNLLEVWPEFYRDFIYNKEMQKYELHAAFVTLIAFIIKPQEFSYDILSNSSEQKIEDSLLKVVKVHLSLLLPDLIKHLDEKRTSYSVNDNIIREALYYFNKYPDLSRSRLSD
- a CDS encoding transcriptional regulator, which translates into the protein MDEKTRKDSWTVEDDKVLADTVLTFIREGKTQLQAYQETATILGRTKQACGFRWNKTLRKQYNIQRVNRSKPNEVHSHLQQAMISYDELVKAYEKLKQDYDQLRSEHQKVKAWLTNGKDLLRIE